CTGTGACGGCTTTGTGGGTAACGTGGCACTTAAAACATCGGAAGGCCTGGCGCAGATGCTGGCGTCTTCCTTGCGCAGCGAATTCAAGCGCAACTGGCTGACCAAATTTGCCGCACTGATCGCCATATCCGTGTTGAATAATTTCAAACGCCGTTTCGATCATCGTCGTTATAACGGTGCGATCCTGCTTGGTTTGAAGGGCATTTCCGTCAAAAGTCATGGTTCGGCTGACGTTCTGTCATTCGGCAATGCGATTGGCCGGGCGTACGACGCTGCAGAGAACCGTGTCCTGGAGCGAATCGCCGGTCGTATCGCCGAGATGACCAGCGCTGCACCGGCTGAAGCCGGAGAGAGTATCTGAATGTTTGCACGATTGATCGGTACTGGTAGCTACCTGCCCGGTGAGCCTGTCAGCAACAACGACCTCGCAGCACGTGGCATCGATACGAACGATGAATGGATTGTGACGCGGACCGGTATTCGCAGTCGTCACCTGGCCACGCCGGGTGCAACCTCGAGTGAATTGGGTCTTATTGCTGCACAACGTGCGCTCGAAATGGCGGGCGTATCAGCCGGCGATCTTGATCTGATTATCGTTGCCACATCGACGCCGGACTTTATTTTCCCGAGCACCGCCTGTTTGATTCAGGGCAACCTGGGTAACAAGGGGGCTGCGGCATTCGATGTCCAGGCTGTTTGTGCCGGCTTCACCTACGCGCTCGGCATTGCTGAAAAATTCATTTGTTCCGGCAGTCACAAGCGGGCGCTTGTGATCGGTGCAGAAGTTTTTTCGCGTATTCTCGACTGGAATGATCGCGGCACCTGCGTGCTTTTTGGCGATGGTGCGGGTGCGGTTGTTCTTGAAGCCTCCGAAGAAACCGGCATTCTTGCAACTGCAATGCATGCCGATGGCAGCCAGAACGGAATTCTCAACGTGCCAGGCCAGATTTGTGGCGGGCAAGTGACTGGCGATCCTTTCCTGCGCATGGACGGGCAGGCTGTCTTCAAGTTTGCCGTGCGCGTTCTGGCTGATATTGCCGAAGAAGTCTGTCTTGCTGCGAATTGCGCAACGAACGATGTCGATTGGTTGATTCCGCATCAAGCCAATATCCGCATCATC
The sequence above is drawn from the Dechloromonas sp. TW-R-39-2 genome and encodes:
- a CDS encoding beta-ketoacyl-ACP synthase III, giving the protein MFARLIGTGSYLPGEPVSNNDLAARGIDTNDEWIVTRTGIRSRHLATPGATSSELGLIAAQRALEMAGVSAGDLDLIIVATSTPDFIFPSTACLIQGNLGNKGAAAFDVQAVCAGFTYALGIAEKFICSGSHKRALVIGAEVFSRILDWNDRGTCVLFGDGAGAVVLEASEETGILATAMHADGSQNGILNVPGQICGGQVTGDPFLRMDGQAVFKFAVRVLADIAEEVCLAANCATNDVDWLIPHQANIRIIEATGKRLGIDRSKVIVSVDRHGNTSAASVPLALDEAVRDGRIQRGQKVLLEGVGGGFTWGAALLEF